The genomic segment GCACAGCACAACCTCGGCGCCCAGCCGCGGCAGCAGCAGCATGTTCGATCGCGCCACGCGGCTGTGCAGAATGTCTCCGGTGATCGATACCGTAACTCCCTTCAGCGTCTCCGGCCCGACCTCCGTCGCTCCGCCGCGCAGATGCGCGAGCATGGTGCGCAAATCGAGCAGCGCCTGCGTCGGATGCTCGTGCATGCCATCGCCCGCGTTAAGCACCGGCAGGTGCGTGTACTGCTCCAGCAGCCACGGTGCGCCGCTCGCGTTGTGCCGCAGAATGATCGTCTCGGCACCCAGCGCGCGTATCGTCAGCCCCGTGTCCTTGAGGCTCTCGCCCTTCTCGATGCTCGAGGAGAGATTCGAAACCAGCGTCGTATCGCAGCCCAGCGCCTTCGCCGCCAGCTCAAAGCTGGTACGCGTCCGCGTAGACGACTCGTAGAACAAGAGCGCCACCCGCCGCTTCGCGAACAACCTCATTCGCTCAAGCGGATCCTGCGCGGTAAGCTCCGTGGCCCGCCGCAGAACGTGGTTGAGCCCCTCGAGGCTCAAGTCGTTCACCGACATCAGCGAACCTGGATTGTGCGGAAACGGGATCGCCTGAACAGGCGGAGTCTGAAACGTGCGTCGTGCAGCAGCAGTAGCTGGGCTCATGGAACTCACTATCGTGCAGGCTGTCGGCCCTCAGCCGCAGTCTCAGCTCTTTAATCTGGTGCAGCCCATCACTTCGCGCGAATAACTGCCTGCCTCCCCGCCTCAACTGAGGGCTGACGGCTGAGGGCTGATGGCTGCATTTCGTTCAGTCGACCCGCTCCACCAGCAGCACCTGCTCGTCCTGGTCGACTTCCTGAAACTTCACTTCGATAATCTCGCGGCTGCTGGTCGGCACTTGCCTTCCCACATACGTCGCCTGGATCGGCAGCTCGCGATGCCCGCGGTCAATCAGTACGGCAAGCTGCACCCGCCGCGGCCTTCCGTGGTCGAACAGTGCATCCAGCGCCGCCCGAATCGTCCGCCCGGTATAGAGCACATCGTCGCAGAGCACTACATCCTTGCCGGTGATGTCGCAGCCAATCGCCCCCGGAGTAACCACGGGGCGCACATCGGCCGTCGAAAGATCATCCCGATAGAACTGAATGTCGAGAACGCCGGTCTCGACGGGGCACTTTTCAATGCCGGAAATCAGAGAAGCCAGCCGCTGCGCCAGCGGCACGCCGCGCCGCTTGATGCCCACCAGCACCATGCCTTCGCAGCCGTTGCTCTTCTCAACCACCTCGTGCGCCAGCCGCACCAGGGTTCGCTCAATCTCGGAGGCGGACATCAACCTGCCCTTCACGCGCAGGGAATGCTTCACTTCAGCTTCGCTCATGGGTGCGCTCTCGTCGCTTGTCTCTCGACGGATGATACGAGGTGGGGCCGCGTGCGGGCAAATGAGAGATTTCAGCCCTCACTTTGAATCGCGAGGACGCAGGGAAAACTATCCATTCGCTCCGGATTCCAGGCAAGATTGGCGAACGAAAAGGTCCACAAGGGCTCGTTGCCGCAATTCAAAATGGCGTGCGAAGCACCCGGCTGAATCTCCAGGATCACCGCTCCTCCGCGGGCGAACGCTCTCGTCTCGGCGTCGGTTCCGGGCCCCTGGTTGAAGGTCAACGTCCAACTGCCTTTCGAAAGGACCACGATCACCTCCCGCTTTTCCGCGTGGTAATGATTGCCGCGAATCCTTCCCGGGAGAATTGTAGCAACGTGGCCATCTTCCACACTGCCGAGGAATTTGATCCAGGAGGTTCCGGTTTGGAAACTCAGACCGCGTTCGTCTCCGGAATCAACTAGTTCTGTAAACTTCACGCTCGATTCAGACATTGCTCACCCCTCGCACATGATTACGATTGGGAAACCTGCTCAATTTCAGCATAGCTTTACCGGTGCCATGAGTCCGGAAAGCAGCGTTGCGATGAGTGCCGCCGTAAGTGGATTGCAAACTAAAGTATTCAATCGCGGAAGCCGAAAGAACAACTTCGTCATTTTTTCGCCACCGAGGACAGAGGGTGATGGCGACAGAATCCTTAAGATGTTCGCAAAAAATGGAACAGCACCCGGCGAGGCAGAGAATTCTTTATCCCAAAGGTATCTCGGCTGGATGACTACTGGTGGAGCGCATGGCGGCTGAGACCCTTGACACCGCTGCGGTGTTCGCGCGGGATGTTTTCATTGGCTCTGTGATAGCCGGGAGCCGAGCTCAGGCCCTAACTGACAGCATCAGATGGTTGAAGCTGGTGAGAAATCATCCCTCCCTCTTACGCTTCCGGGCCCCGAGACCGCGCCATCATCCGCGCTCCCAATGCCCCACCCGCCGCCGCAAACACCAACAGCCCAACTTCAAGCAGAAGCAGCCAGATCAGGACCATCCCTGCCCTGCCCTCCGGCGAGAGGAACAGGCTGCGCACGATCGTCACTGCCTGCGGATCCGCACTCTGGAACTGCCGGCTGAAGCTCTCGTTCACCTTCGAGGTCCAAGCCTCGTCGAAGGTTCCTCCCTGATGCATGAAGAAGCGCATGGAGTAGAACGCGATCCCCGTTGCGCAGAAGGCCAGCCAGCCCGCCATAAGTCCGGTGACCAGGCCGATCCGCGCGCCCGCTCCCATCGTGATCCACGGAGACCTCTGCCTGCGGACATAAATGGAAACTGCCCACGCCGCCGCGGCAGCAATCCAGAACAGTCCAAGCAGTCCCAGGGGCGTAAACCCGCACGACAGAATCCCCGCT from the Occallatibacter riparius genome contains:
- a CDS encoding aspartate carbamoyltransferase catalytic subunit: MSPATAAARRTFQTPPVQAIPFPHNPGSLMSVNDLSLEGLNHVLRRATELTAQDPLERMRLFAKRRVALLFYESSTRTRTSFELAAKALGCDTTLVSNLSSSIEKGESLKDTGLTIRALGAETIILRHNASGAPWLLEQYTHLPVLNAGDGMHEHPTQALLDLRTMLAHLRGGATEVGPETLKGVTVSITGDILHSRVARSNMLLLPRLGAEVVLCGPKELLPEVAVTAGPGVRIERDFEPALKQSHVVMMLRIQAERLAGLQLDLEEYKRAYQLTGDRLHAFAPEAIVLHPGPIIRGLEITAGVADGPQSKILEQVSNGVAIRMAVVERALSATSKGGRA
- a CDS encoding zinc ribbon domain-containing protein, translated to MEITCNRCHQPIPDRSTFCPTCGLPQLVYSSEEGEKPAQADRWTDAVRDASQVEWKPALRAALIVAVPAGILSCGFTPLGLLGLFWIAAAAAWAVSIYVRRQRSPWITMGAGARIGLVTGLMAGWLAFCATGIAFYSMRFFMHQGGTFDEAWTSKVNESFSRQFQSADPQAVTIVRSLFLSPEGRAGMVLIWLLLLEVGLLVFAAAGGALGARMMARSRGPEA
- a CDS encoding polysaccharide biosynthesis C-terminal domain-containing protein — translated: MSESSVKFTELVDSGDERGLSFQTGTSWIKFLGSVEDGHVATILPGRIRGNHYHAEKREVIVVLSKGSWTLTFNQGPGTDAETRAFARGGAVILEIQPGASHAILNCGNEPLWTFSFANLAWNPERMDSFPCVLAIQSEG
- the pyrR gene encoding bifunctional pyr operon transcriptional regulator/uracil phosphoribosyltransferase PyrR — translated: MSEAEVKHSLRVKGRLMSASEIERTLVRLAHEVVEKSNGCEGMVLVGIKRRGVPLAQRLASLISGIEKCPVETGVLDIQFYRDDLSTADVRPVVTPGAIGCDITGKDVVLCDDVLYTGRTIRAALDALFDHGRPRRVQLAVLIDRGHRELPIQATYVGRQVPTSSREIIEVKFQEVDQDEQVLLVERVD